A part of Pieris napi chromosome 9, ilPieNapi1.2, whole genome shotgun sequence genomic DNA contains:
- the LOC125052681 gene encoding protein borderless gives MWRLWALCTAFMCARGALLPLEVERLRASVGGYAVMNCHLDFPFGNEIPYHLQWDKDGETIFSWYSGDASPRVADRWGGRVRRVGPGAPTEDGEAPPSALGGGSVNVSSVRETDAGLYRCLVTFPNRTPPSRNNGTYYYLDVEGGNLIVTPPVNVTVIEGDSAELECLVKSPEWSVQWYREDVSVSALPELAARTSLAPNGSLLLRRAISSDLGRYECRVSAPDGRRQAAAAHLDVHYKAKVVYSPAERHLGYGKPASLDCHFSANPPLTNLRWEKDGFLFDPYNVPGVFYSRNGSLLFNKVDESHEGVYSCTPYNTLGSAGPSAGVRVRVQRPPALAIRPRPLYLARLAGHITLPCVAEPQLAAVPPSLSWARKDGHPLPAGRHTLDGGNFTITDVREEDRGSYVCTLTNEAAAVSAETELVVENVAPRAPHDLRARAEASAVHVQWAADRADLEYQVWWRERSRGEWRTMKILTRGDTHATLRGLRPATPYELRVLAQDQLGDGLFSQPLFVTTPDLEASGMSEASEEVATALPVSEVTEDMEEALEVEGVAELEVRVSIVEEGALVRWEPHVTAERCTVRWFGDEHPRRLLALAHTTHDHLLVGAVEEGGAYWAQVQCGAAWGGASAHVPHYGRLRAAALGVGVAALLLGAAAATAWLLRRRFIRRPVRDKRSR, from the exons ATGTGGCGTTTGTGGGCGCTATGTACGGCATTTATGTGCGCGCGCGGCGCGTTGCTGCCTCTGGAGGTTGAGCGGCTACGCGCGTCAGTCGGCGGGTACGCTGTTATGAACTGCCACCTTGACTTCCCCTTTGGGAACGAGATACCGTACCACTTGCAGTGGGATAAAGAT GGCGAAACTATATTCTCGTGGTATAGTGGAGACGCGTCGCCGCGTGTGGCGGATCGTTGGGGCGGGCGGGTGCGTCGAGTGGGACCCGGGGCGCCCACAGAAGACGGTGAAGCGCCGCCCAGCGCCTTAGGCGGAGGTTCCGTCAACGTGAGCTCTGTGCGAGAGACCGACGCCGGTCTCTATCGTTGTCTGGTCACCTTCCCTAACCGCACACCACCCTCGCGCAACAATGGcacctattattatttagatgttGAAG GTGGTAACTTAATAGTGACGCCACCTGTCAACGTGACCGTGATAGAAGGTGACAGCGCTGAACTCGAGTGCTTGGTGAAAAGTCCAGAGTGGAGTGTGCAGTGGTACCGCGAGGACGTTAGTGTGAGTGCGCTGCCGGAGTTAGCAGCGCGGACGTCGCTGGCCCCTAACGGTTCGCTGCTGCTGCGACGCGCTATCAGCTCGGACCTTGGCCGCTATGAATGTCGCGTCAGTGCACCTGACGGACGCCGCCAAGCTGCCGCGGCCCACCTTGACGTGCATT ATAAAGCAAAAGTAGTGTACTCGCCCGCCGAGCGTCATCTCGGCTATGGTAAGCCGGCGAGTCTCGACTGTCACTTTAGTGCCAACCCACCCCTCACCAACCTGCGCTGGGAAAAAGATGGCTTCCTGTTCGACCCTTACAACGTTCCTGGTGTCTTCTACAGCCGGAATGGCAGTCTACTCTTCAATAAG GTGGACGAATCTCACGAGGGCGTGTACTCTTGTACGCCGTACAATACCTTAGGTTCGGCTGGCCCGAGTGCCGGGGTACGTGTACGTGTTCAGCGCCCGCCCGCTTTAGCAATACGTCCGCGGCCACTTTATCTGGCGCGCCTTGCTGGTCATATCACGTTGCCTTGCGTTGCTGAGCCGCAGCTAGCTGCCGTTCCGCCTTCTCTTTCTTGGGCACGCAAAGACGGCCACCCTCTACCAGCAGGCCGCCATACACTCGACGGTGGCAATTTTACCATCACTGATGTTCGTGAGGAGGACCGCGGCTCATACGTGTGCACGCTAACAAACGAAGCGGCCGCTGTCAGCGCCGAAACGGAGCTGGTCGTGGAAAATGTAGCTCCACGTGCGCCTCACGATCTGCGGGCGCGCGCTGAAGCCAGCGCCGTGCACGTCCAATGGGCGGCAGACCGTGCTGACCTGGAATACCAGGTGTGGTGGCGAGAACGTTCGCGTGGCGAATGGCGCACCATGAAGATACTGACGCGTGGCGATACGCACGCAACGCTACGTGGTTTACGTCCGGCCACACCCTATGAGCTGCGTGTCCTCGCGCAGGATCAGCTCGGTGATGGCCTATTCAGCCAGCCACTCTTCGTCACCACTCCAg ACTTGGAAGCGAGTGGAATGTCAGAGGCTAGTGAGGAAGTGGCAACGGCACTGCCAGTGAGCGAAGTGACTGAAGACATGGAAGAGGCTTTGGAGGTGGAAGGTGTAGCAGAGTTAGAAGTTCGCGTGTCGATCGTTGAAGAAGGCGCTTTAGTGCGTTGGGAGCCACACGTCACCGCCGAACGCTGTACCGTGCGCTGGTTCGGCGACGAACATCCGCGCCGCCTACTTGCGCTTGCGCACACCACGCACGATCATCTGCTCG TGGGTGCTGTAGAGGAGGGCGGCGCATACTGGGCCCAAGTACAATGCGGTGCGGCATGGGGTGGTGCATCTGCGCATGTACCGCACTATGGCCGACTGCGGGCCGCTGCTCTTGGCGTCGGCGTGGCTGCTTTGCTGCTCGGCGCAGCAGCTGCAACCGCCTGGCTTCTACGACGGCGCTTTATACGCCGGCCAGTTCGCGATAAGCGCTCGCGTTGA